Genomic window (Arachis hypogaea cultivar Tifrunner chromosome 13, arahy.Tifrunner.gnm2.J5K5, whole genome shotgun sequence):
attcaaaatgtaacaagctgtatttacagcttcagcccatagaaattttggaatcTCATTCTTACAAagcatggccctagtcatctcttgaaggcttctattccttctctcaaccaccatattttgttgaggggttctagagcatgaaaagttatgagcaattccaaagtcatcacagaatttttcaaagtcttggttttcaaattctcttccgtgatcacttctcaaatgggcaatttttaaatctttttcattctgaattttcttgcaaagggttgagaaatcatgaaaagcatcatttttatgagcaagaaaaaatacccaaccaaatctagagtaatcatctaccacaactagaccatagtgtttacctcctaaactttgagttcttgttagaccaaaaagatcaatgtgtaacatctctaatggccttttggttgaaatttcatcttttggtttaaaagaaaattttacttgtttgcctaattggcaagcatcacaagcaagatccttatcaaatttgatatttggaattcctcaaaccaaatttttcttgactagtttagaaatttggtacatgctagcatgacccaactttttatgccatagccatttttcagattcaagagaagtaaaacatgttacattttgttctttcaagtcctcaagagtcaatccatacacattattgcaccttttagcctcaaataaaatatccccagttttttcacaaacaaccaaacacacaaattttctaaaaataacttcaaatcctagatcacacaattggcttacactaagtaaattatgtttcaaaccatttacaagaagaacatcatttatacaagatgaaaattttttaccaacttttccaacggccACTATCTTTTctttaccatcatcaccgaaagtgacaagtcctccatcatactcatcaagctttatgaagaagattgtctttccggtcatgtgCCTAGAACATCTGttgtccatgtaccacatattctccttccatttggatgctaggcacacctacaaaacaagctcaagtgaccttaggtatccaaatcttcttggatcctttcacgttaaaccatctcttatgttCTAGTCCATTATAATCAAAAACAATTTTGTAAACTCTATCACCAATCATCCTTTCACTAAAgaagcattgaatgggaaagtgtccatttcggttacatagtctacaaaaccttggagttgctattttgttaaagcttgttgggttttgaaaccttgtaTCCTTAGAAGATGAGGCAGTGTTTTCAAAATGAGGTTTCTCAACAGTTTTATAGAAGCCCAAGCCAGCTTTATcaaaaagaggtttttgactagccaagatgtgaTTCAGATTTTAAGAACTTTGAgtaaacttggctaagtcttctttaagccttttgacctctttaagaaactcttcattttctttaaaacaaTTTACATATACAACAACagaatgatcactttcacagctcctaagttgggcttttaactgcttgttttcttcaacaagatcaacagCAGTTTCTGCCTcccttaatttttctttgagaaaaccattttctgctttaagaatggtgatttgttgttcaagttcttgattatCCAGTAAGAAACAtctaattttttcagaaaggtggtctatcataagatgaagagcttcagtgtcagggttataAGTGACTACCTGTTCAACGTGGTCTGCAATAAGACATGGTTGAGACTTGATTTcggattcttcatcatcttcataatcgttttccaagtcctcccaagaagccatcagacctttcttctttcccttctttggattctcttctttcttcaattTCGGGCAATCTGACTTGAAGTGCCCAGTTTCTTTGCAGTTGTAACATGTCACCTTGCTGAGATCTTTTCTTTGTTTCCTAGAGCTGCTTCCCTTGCTTTTCTCCTTGAACTTCactattttcttgaattttttggcaaacaacacaaattcattttcagaggaattatcactggattcatcatccagggggttagtaacagatgtaaaagaaattcctttcttttttgaatcctttttcaaataagtgttttcaaaagcaagtaggtTTCCTCTCAAGTCATCATATGTCATGGAATCTAAACCACTACTTTCAGAAATGATTaaggcttttgtttcccactctttagtaAGACATCTTAGGACTCTCCTCACAAGCATAGAATCAGGATACTTaatccccatagcatccaagccgacAATGAtaatgttgaatctttcaaacatttcatctattgattctccttccttcattgagaacatttcatattctctgttcaacATGTCTATCCTTGTCTTCTTTACTatagtggttccttcatgagtaatTTGAAGTTTCTCCTAGATTTtttttgccgttgtgcatcgtgatacccgtcggtactcctcaaagctgatagcacagttaagcaagttgatagccttggcattgagctccaccttctttctgtcttcttcggtccagcttgcttctggtttgagtgagattactccttcagcacttgtagtggttggaaactAAGGACCTTCCAAGATCATTTTCCAGAGTCGATAATCCACTacttgcacaaagatcttcattctctccttccaataggtgtagtttttcctattgaaaagaggaggtctattgcttgactgtccttctgtcagattgtaggacaccagagttgagccactgttttctgccaactggatcttttctccaagctgcaaagcttgatctctttgagaccaagctctgataccaattgatggtttttagtggctaagagaaggggggttgaatcttagtccctttttcacttaataacacttgttggtctttgaaacaacttctggagactttttgatttttgtctcgtaccaagccacgagactttttctttttatctcgtcactcggcacgagatattttttcagttttatctcctgggcagcagaaatagaaatggagtagaagagagagagaattacaccaagatatatcctggttcagctgctaagtgcaaggcagcctacatccagtctctatcacaacaatgatggaatttcactataatcattcttgattacaaacaccaattctccctaggaactacccttcttatccgggacaagtccagaatctaaaccccaatcctgaacttgacttggtcactgccaagctttcaactgctaagtgctaacccaacttgcaaggggattctcacagaatcatgaaacacaacacagatgtacaaatgacctctaaggacatctatggctttttcttttaattttgcactctctgccttttttcgctctatggctttttctttacaAACCTCAatgtttgccttttttccatgagactcaagacagacaaaattaaacagaaaaatacaaaatagagaacattgaaggagaagaacttctgttagcttaggtagctatgagaactctgtgcattgcactctcactccttacTTCAAGCCCTGGTTGTTCACCCTTATATATAGGgagaagcctccacggttgaaaccaaacaaaccaagctaatattcttcttcttcatgcaaaccggttcggacagaaagagagaagaggaaactaaatgtaaaacccaacatgcaattacctctggtccttccttggtcaccaatcttcatcaatccgagcccttcGTCTTGTCTTGCATTCCAAGATGGACTCatagcccttgatgcttcatgatgatgacagcttcatctgctccaacttCTGCCTTTTTCATCACGTAGCCattgtagctacctcctgtggtggttgagcaaaatCAGAGTCAAGCCATCGCTCCAAGGATCTTCCTCTACTGACCGAAATCTTCTTCATCCATTTTTGGGTATGGAGAAGCCAATATCTCTTTACCAATCTTACCATAAGTGATGAGAATCTCAACCACagcatactttttattttctttttcttgccatcattgtgatggtcttgtaaCTTGCTTCTCCTTCTTTTCGGTGGCTAGGCTTAGCTTCTATAGTTTCTGTGATATGaacgaaagaagaagaaagagtagagagagaggaaagagaaagaaaagcaaATCTATGAGTGTTAGATAAATTAATTAGGTGCAACTCTCCATGCTTTGTGTAGTAGCGTATAAGCTACTCTTAATTTCCATCAAATCACTTTGACATTTTCTCTTTCATGTTTCCAAGGTAATTAACTCAAGCaaagaaaatttgaaatccaCCACATGATGGAAATGAAACCCGTTGGAAGCATGAAGCAAAAAAATTATTCTCTCTCaattggtttcggaccaagcaaGCAAAACAATTTGGGCTCATAGTAATGATTGTATTCATGCCCAACTAAACAATTCAGCCAACTTTTGTATTACAATTTTGCATAAGGCtgattgttaattttaatttggaCTTGCTTAAATCAATCTGACCCAATAATCAAAAATTGTTTCAGCCACAAcatttaacaaattttataacCAAGGCTGATTTACTTTCAATATTTTGGGCTTGCTATTTTTCCGGCCCAATTGCAAAATCTGCAccaacaaaaattattaattaaacaggtatgaattagaattaaattaataattttataaataattatattaataatatttagtcatcactaatattagtttagagttttcaaactcatcaataagGTTTGGTATCCCTATAAATATAGGTGTCAAGGCCATATACTGTACAAAGAATCATTTTAACCAATTCTATTTATTGATACATTTCATTTTGTATATATTTACTAATTGTTTGTACACAAATTTAATCCCTCTTTTTTATTGACCTTTATTAATGGTCCTTACTATTGATTCTCCTTTAACTATAATTCTAAGTTTTTTATAATTGATATATCAAAAGATATTTTAAGAGTTTTCAACTTAAAGatttaaatatttatagaaaTGTACTCACTTTTAAATATATGTCTTTAAATGTGATTTAAAAGAGAAGGAATTCATTATTTTCATTTGTGTCTAATGTCTAAAATATTTCTATAAATCTTTTTTATTCCATACATAATTTctctaattaaataaataacttaattgtttatgaattatgAAATCACTATTAAGATGACAAAATAAATTGTAAAtggaagatatatttttttatttcaaataaatattaaatattccacataaatttaacaaaataaaatatcaaataaatgaACAATAAGTTAAATAAATCAAATACATTATACATAGTATCCATTATCCAAACCACAACATTCTATTTATTACTTGGTCATTGTCAAGATTTGAATCCGCGTGAAGCATATTAAGAGGCATTATATATTGCTACTCGACCAAAGTCTCAACTGCTGCGattgattataaaatattaaatgaagtAAATAGTGCCACATATGCCAAGAATCTTTTAAGTGAGCCCATGTGCACGTTCATGATACTGAAGAATTCCCAGTTATTATCACCATGTTCATGTGTATAGAATTTAGATTGTCATAATATCAGGCACCCCACATTGCTTTCGTGCGTAAACTACAATTTCTTTCgacatttttttatttcatcaaaatttatttttgtagAATGCTTTCAGGTACTTTTTTGGTTAATGCTTATGGGTTACATAACTGCAAGATTACTGAACAAGGTGGCATTgatcaaaattataaatacattaGTCCCTTAACTGGAGGCCTCAAATATGAATCCTGCGAATAAAAAAATTTCCTCGACGGAAAACCTTTACTCCCTTCATGTGACTTCAGTCATATTCTTAGTTATAAGACGTGAATGCCGGTGATTAATTggggataataaaaataattataaaagaagaaatgcaaaaaataaaagtatgcatGGAAGGAGAGAGTtcaatgtataatagtaataAAAGTATACATGTTCGATGAATTTTCAGGGTCCAGGAGGATATATTGTGCTGTGGTAATAGCGGACGCGTATGAATTGGTATAAGGTAAAAACTGTTTGATACAAGGATATAGGCGATACTGTTACAAAGAGAGTATGAGAACAACTTTAACCTAAATTGGCTGACAACTCAAGCATTTTGCTTGACTTGCATGCTTGTGTAAAACACATGATTATGACAATGAAGAATTATAGATTATAATTTTTATAGCTACTCTCCTTCCCATCCCATTTGCCGCGCTCGCCGCTCCCACACGGCTGTTATCTTCCTCTCCTTGATGAGCTTGGCCTCAGCCAGCTCTCTTGCCTGCTCACATGTTTCAGTTGCAGCAATGCATTTATCTGCCTCTCTCTGGTACTGAGACGCCACTCTTTTCGCTTCTGCCAAAGTTATGTTCATGTGACGTGTGTGCGCTTCAGAAACAGCCTCCTGCAACTTCAGCTCCTCCGTGAGAAGGTCCACAAACTGCTTCTCCATCTCCGCCTTCAGGTCTGGGTCATTACCTCCGCAATCTGTTCATCAGCAGCAAATCAACAAGTTTGAGCATGAAACTGGAAACATCTTTTATTCATCACGACTTTGATTGAAAATAAGACCAAATcccaaattttctaaaaaataagaCATCTGACAAGAAGTGATGCTGAATTTCCACATGGAAAAGCGCTGGCACCTCTTGCACCTCTTTGATATTTTACCTAAGCAGTAGTTAACTAGAGTAAATATATAACTGCAATCACCAAAACAGACAGAGATAGTAAGACACAATGTCAGTGCTTGAAGTCCAAGTGACTGATTGAACCACAGGGCAAAACTGGCTCATCTGAGTTGTTCATGTTCATAGTAGTAAAAATTTTATAGTTGAAGTTTCATGGTTATCATAGGTGCTTGCACGCTATGATCCGTGACAGAAATTTAATGTGGAacttgaaatacctcaaaatgttATTATAGAAACTCAGATTTAAAAAACTACCCAATAAGATGAGAAAGAACCAGATGATAATACAGATCATTTCATGAAAGCCATTATTGACATAGTTCTCATGATTGCAATGCACAaacaattaaatatatttttaagaaaaCCATGCAGTAGGAGAAAGCCTAACCCGAGACAGAGAGATTAGCCAGCCCTGCATAGGAACATGAATAAGTAAATAGTTAGTTGTGTTAATATCTCCCATTAAAAACTGAATATCAAACATATATGATACAACTAATCATAACATAGTCACAGGGGAAGAAATGAGACATTCATAAAAATATGTAAAACTGACGGTTACTTCAATAAATAAACCCTCCGATCTTTATTGTATAAGCACCAAGAAATTACATTGTAAACCGTAATTAAAAGGAAACAACAAAAGTCATTTCCAGTTTTGATACCAATgatatttatatacaaaattgAACAACGATTATTTCTAAAGGAAAATAAAGCAGCAAGATCAGGCAAAACCATGACCAGATTTTACAGGGTCTAAAACTCCTTCATTTTAAATCTTGCTTTGTCCCAAAACATTTCAACCTCTCCTTGAACAATATTGTATTGTTAATTCTTCCGCAGTATAGGTTTTTTGTAATCAAGAGGAAAGATTATGAAACTAAGTTCTATCAAGAAACAACCAATATATAATAATGAATGAATTGTAGTAGCAACGCATTGTAAGTTTTAACAATTCAACATATTGAACTTCCAAAAACCCAATTgcaatcatagaaaaatattattgcaTTTCTGTCTCCACCTTTTGATAGAGActgaaacaaaagaaaatattacttttaaCAGTACAAAATTCACATGATGCTTGTTAGATCTAAGCAAATAACAGAGGAAGGAGTAACGCTTGCATCCCTAAACCCCTAAAAAAATGGTTTAAACAGCAATTGTAACAAAACCTGAGTCGGGATACGAACCAGGAGCAACTTGGAAGAGGGAGAGAGGGGGAGGGCAGTCGCAGATGCAAGGAGGGCAGGAGAGGTTGGAAGTGGAAGCGCCGCGGAGAGAGATTGTCTTCTTGAAACGCCAGTAGAGAGCTGGACCACACACACCCAACGCCGACACAACTGCGAATAACACCAGACACCACCTCAGCCAACCTCCTCCTGGATCAGATCTTCCCCTCGACATCTGatttctatctctctctctctctctctctctctgtgatgGCCCAGATAATACGGAGATCTAATGAGTTTCTAAACTGTGCTGTGCTGTGTGCTCTTTGCTATTATGCTATGCACTGCACTGCGATTCAGAATGAATGAGGTGGATGTTGCTGTAAGAAGTTAATTACTAAACGGTTAAAACTTAAAACCTTTTCGTTACTTCCTATTTGGTTAATAAttaaattcattcttaaaagcttaatcattttttttaaattaaatctcaaatattttttaatcatattaatagttaaattagttattttatcaattaaataataatatattacattaaatattatttaatataatgatATGATAAATTAATACTATATGTCATTTAACAtatcataaatttatttataatcttattttttagattttaataaataaaattttcttcaaataaaataacaaaaataattaaattattacaaagttattttttatttatatttttagattatttttatttttaaattcaaactttttttgtaataaaattcttttatataaataagtttatcaaattagtattaattatatactaaatattttaattttttgaatttcattaaataaatatagtaattatttaaaaaaattatattaaaatattaagattcaatGAGTGATTTTACATatcaatttttcaattattgatttctactatataaattaaacaataataaaaattataattttaaaaaatttaaattttaaaataaataatatattatttaatgagatttaaaatattatatttttaaatatataatcaataataatttaacaaacttatttaaataaaaaaattttactccaATAAAActacaatttgaaaatataaaattttaaaatacaaatgataaaataattttgtaataatttaattatttttattattttatgtaatgaaaattttatttattaaggtctaaaaaataatattaaaattagtagtataaaaaaattagaatttaatattatgaagaaaaaataagaaaattttatataagaactaatttgatcaatttttaaaattttaggaatgAAAATAACTTACACGTGTATTTTCAAGGAAGATTTTGATtataaacatatttattatatgtCAAATGACACGTGGCATACCAGATGTCACTGACCTAATACATCAACCGATAATTTTGTGACACATGTCATTAACCtaccacgtggcacttaacgtgacacgacATCATCTAACTAACGGAACGACCAATTTGAGTTACGTTTTATCTTTCAAGGACTAATAtgacttaaaaaattatttgaggaCCAATTTGAAAAATAAGTGATCTTTCATGGACGAATTTGGCTATTAACtcctttctttttagttttttttatcgagtaaaaagtcaattttttttaaataaataatttattttttcatttgtaATTTGTAAATTATTTACAAATTTGTGTCGCTTTATTTATCTCATTTAAATTGTAAACGAATTGAGTTTAatgtatctcgtttatagtataaacgagataagacacatATACCAAACATGTTGTGACACGaaatttatctcgtttacaatgtaaacaagATATGCACAAACTCAACTAgtttatagtataaacgagataagctTAAGCCTTGCCTCGTTGACAGCTCCTTTAAATGTCACTTTCATACccttttacatttttcttctccctcttagagttttttcttaatattattgAGGTACTTGGACATTATGGTGCCTGTAGATATACGAAATGACAATATCAACTGTCTGAATACGATGTGGTATATCGCTGAAGTGACCGACTTCCAAGTTaatgttgttatttttttcttttaaataaataagcATACAGTTATAGTTAGGTACTTTTATAGATTTAATATTGTTATATATGACTAGAATAGATGTTGCGCTAGTAACATAAAATAGGTTAGTTGCCAAATTGATTTTTATTAGGTGTTGGAATATATTATTAGTAATTTGTCTTGTTGAATATTAGTTGCATTTCtgttaagtaaaatttttaaatatttgatttagaaaataaatttttcacAATAGATTTATggatttatttaatttcaaaaataataaattatgaaataTGACACTATACCCAACTCGTCCAACCTCCTTTGTGCCACTAGCACCGGTACTTATCAATATTAGACTCTTCAACTCAGAGAGAGAACTTAATCGAGTGCACAAAAGAATAGGAAAGATTATCACACTCAAACACAACTCCATCGTTACTGTTTCTCATGTGACAATTAGGATATatacttataaaaatatattcaCTACTACTAAacatttttactaaatttattgAAAGAACGGAGAAGAAGAAGTGATATGTTTGTGAGGAAGGCTAATACTTGCATATCGTTTTTATAGCTGTTTGAAATTTATCATGCTCTATCTTATTTATAgtgtaaataaaataattgtgATTGTATCTTGTTTACATTATAAACGAATCGAATTTACACATATCAGATATCTGTAGTCCGTTGTCTCCCGCATATCATGGTTGTAGTCATACTTGTTTAAAAAAAAGTGTCTTATCTCAttctgtaaacgagatatactcAAACTTAATTCGTTTACAGTGTACACAAAATAAGTCAAGCGACACAAATTTGTAAAtactcaaaaaaaatatcttttttagtaaataaaagaattaaattatttctttaaaaaaatcctACAAAGTCAGTGTCTCTCCCATGGTAATAgatgttcttaattttttttat
Coding sequences:
- the LOC112738005 gene encoding uncharacterized protein isoform X3, with the protein product MSRGRSDPGGGWLRWCLVLFAVVSALGVCGPALYWRFKKTISLRGASTSNLSCPPCICDCPPPLSLFQVAPGSYPDSDCGGNDPDLKAEMEKQFVDLLTEELKLQEAVSEAHTRHMNITLAEAKRVASQYQREADKCIAATETCEQARELAEAKLIKERKITAVWERRARQMGWEGE
- the LOC112738005 gene encoding uncharacterized protein isoform X2 gives rise to the protein MSRGRSDPGGGWLRWCLVLFAVVSALGVCGPALYWRFKKTISLRGASTSNLSCPPCICDCPPPLSLFQVAPGLANLSVSDCGGNDPDLKAEMEKQFVDLLTEELKLQEAVSEAHTRHMNITLAEAKRVASQYQREADKCIAATETCEQARELAEAKLIKERKITAVWERRARQMGWEGE
- the LOC112738005 gene encoding uncharacterized protein isoform X1, whose translation is MSRGRSDPGGGWLRWCLVLFAVVSALGVCGPALYWRFKKTISLRGASTSNLSCPPCICDCPPPLSLFQVAPGSYPDSGLANLSVSDCGGNDPDLKAEMEKQFVDLLTEELKLQEAVSEAHTRHMNITLAEAKRVASQYQREADKCIAATETCEQARELAEAKLIKERKITAVWERRARQMGWEGE